A genome region from Clostridium pasteurianum includes the following:
- a CDS encoding nitrogenase component 1, with the protein MKKESYYITAENLAEAGKDNIPSELISNTHLIYSSPATLSFNSPGAQGFGVKRAALAIPGSIMLLVAPGCCGRNTTTLSESSGYGDRIFYLTMDETDIVTGSHLKKIPQAVEEICKCAKTAPSVVMICITCVDALLGTDMERVCRKAEERVNIPVLPCYMYALTREGRKPPMVHVRQSIYSLLKPMKKKADTVNILGHFAPLVDDCELYALLKHIGVKKVNEISRCKDFDDYMSMAEANFNLVLNPEARFAAQDIMKRLNIPALELARLYQIDKVQKQYSIFANALNVKFDDEKYYDEAQKAIDDLKSDYKGIIFAVGEAMNANSFELSLALIRYGFKVAEIYASPNAEDFVYVRKIAKLSPETKIYSNLEPTMIYYACSEDKLDITIGKDAEYYHPDCVNVPWNEDIQPFGYAGIKKLFEELKYSLDCSRKEA; encoded by the coding sequence ATGAAAAAAGAGTCATATTATATTACAGCAGAAAATTTAGCCGAAGCAGGTAAAGATAACATTCCTTCGGAGCTTATTTCAAATACTCATTTGATTTATAGCTCTCCTGCAACACTTTCCTTTAATTCACCTGGAGCACAGGGGTTTGGGGTTAAACGTGCAGCACTTGCAATACCGGGGTCAATTATGCTTTTAGTAGCTCCCGGATGCTGTGGTAGAAATACAACAACATTAAGCGAGTCCAGCGGATATGGTGACAGAATTTTTTATTTAACCATGGATGAAACTGATATTGTAACGGGAAGTCATCTAAAAAAGATTCCACAGGCGGTAGAAGAGATTTGTAAATGCGCTAAAACTGCACCGTCAGTAGTCATGATTTGTATTACATGTGTTGATGCACTTCTCGGAACTGATATGGAGCGTGTTTGCAGAAAAGCTGAGGAGAGGGTTAATATTCCCGTACTTCCTTGCTATATGTATGCACTGACAAGGGAAGGCAGAAAACCACCTATGGTACATGTAAGACAGTCTATTTATTCCCTTCTTAAACCTATGAAGAAAAAGGCGGATACAGTTAACATACTTGGGCATTTTGCTCCACTTGTAGATGATTGCGAATTGTATGCTTTATTAAAGCACATTGGCGTAAAAAAAGTAAATGAAATCTCTCGCTGTAAGGATTTTGACGACTATATGAGTATGGCGGAGGCAAACTTTAACCTTGTGTTAAATCCAGAGGCAAGATTTGCAGCACAGGACATTATGAAAAGGCTGAACATTCCAGCATTAGAGCTTGCAAGATTGTACCAGATAGATAAGGTTCAGAAACAGTACAGTATTTTTGCAAATGCACTCAATGTAAAATTTGATGATGAAAAGTATTATGATGAAGCACAAAAGGCTATAGATGATTTGAAGAGTGATTATAAAGGAATAATTTTTGCAGTAGGGGAAGCAATGAATGCTAACTCTTTTGAGCTATCTTTAGCACTAATAAGATATGGATTTAAGGTGGCTGAAATATATGCTAGTCCAAATGCTGAAGATTTTGTTTATGTTAGAAAAATTGCCAAATTAAGCCCTGAAACTAAGATTTATTCTAATCTTGAGCCTACTATGATTTATTATGCTTGCAGTGAAGATAAGCTTGATATTACCATTGGCAAAGATGCCGAGTATTATCATCCAGACTGCGTAAATGTACCGTGGAATGAGGACATTCAGCCATTTGGATATGCTGGCATAAAAAAATTATTTGAGGAGCTTAAATATTCACTGGATTGCTCTAGAAAGGAGGCATAA
- a CDS encoding AAA family ATPase produces MLKVAIYGKGGIGKSTITSNLSAAFARLGKKVIQIGCDPKADSNINLLGGKPLMPVMNYMREFDEAPEKIEDISKIGFGGVLCIETGGPTPGLGCAGRGIIATFNLLEDLKLFETYKPDVVLYDVLGDVVCGGFAAPIREGYAEKVLIVTSGEKMALYAANNINSAVKNFEDRSYAKVFGIVFNHRNIENEEEKVKEFADKVKLPIVGDIPRSKDINKFEDMGKTVIEGDPDIEVSQRFFELAKLLLKSEEVK; encoded by the coding sequence ATGTTAAAAGTTGCTATATACGGGAAAGGCGGTATTGGAAAATCTACAATTACTAGTAATTTGTCAGCAGCCTTTGCGAGACTCGGAAAAAAGGTTATTCAGATAGGATGTGATCCTAAAGCAGATTCAAATATTAACTTGCTTGGTGGAAAACCACTTATGCCTGTAATGAATTATATGAGAGAATTTGATGAAGCGCCAGAAAAAATAGAGGACATTTCGAAAATTGGTTTTGGAGGTGTTTTGTGTATAGAAACTGGAGGACCTACACCAGGACTTGGCTGCGCTGGAAGGGGCATTATAGCTACGTTTAATTTATTAGAAGACTTAAAGCTTTTTGAAACTTATAAACCAGATGTTGTACTTTATGATGTCTTAGGAGATGTAGTCTGCGGAGGTTTTGCGGCGCCTATTCGTGAGGGATATGCTGAAAAAGTACTTATTGTTACTTCTGGTGAAAAAATGGCTCTTTATGCAGCTAACAATATAAACAGTGCAGTTAAAAATTTTGAAGACAGAAGTTATGCAAAGGTGTTTGGCATTGTATTTAATCATAGAAATATTGAAAATGAAGAAGAAAAAGTAAAGGAATTTGCAGACAAAGTTAAGCTTCCAATTGTAGGGGATATTCCTAGAAGCAAAGATATTAATAAGTTTGAGGATATGGGAAAAACAGTCATTGAAGGAGATCCTGACATTGAAGTCAGCCAGCGTTTTTTTGAATTAGCTAAGTTATTACTTAAAAGTGAGGAAGTAAAATGA
- a CDS encoding AraC family transcriptional regulator: MIFYDRIENSIEFIENNLDKNLSLEDVARASNFSLSHFYKIFLSMTGFTVREYIRNRRLSKAANELINTRKSIIDIAIEAGFNSHEVFTRAFNQLYGVSPTKYRSDGKELITFKKYELFGKEIEDKYSKIRDSIKVSVKILNSDEIILIGMEMYTSVQDTIEKNTIASFWHNMFIPKIIQIKNIKQPYVSIGYEIHNPETDKLYHMACVEVSSKNIPDGMICKIIPPTKFVVFSSDKVLSPIEYSTLIQYIYGEWLPMSGHKLSSDFTMDMGYSSAYYSDYYYAHDLRINSKLEVYIPIS, from the coding sequence ATGATATTTTATGATAGAATAGAAAATTCCATTGAGTTCATTGAAAATAATTTAGATAAAAATTTAAGCTTAGAAGATGTAGCAAGAGCATCTAACTTTTCATTATCGCATTTTTATAAAATTTTTTTATCAATGACAGGTTTTACAGTTAGGGAGTATATAAGAAATAGGCGTCTTTCAAAAGCAGCCAACGAACTAATAAATACGCGAAAAAGCATTATTGATATAGCAATTGAAGCAGGATTTAATTCACATGAAGTATTTACAAGAGCATTTAATCAACTTTATGGAGTAAGTCCTACAAAATATCGAAGTGATGGAAAAGAATTAATAACCTTTAAAAAGTATGAGTTATTTGGGAAAGAAATCGAAGATAAATATTCAAAGATAAGAGATTCTATAAAAGTAAGTGTAAAAATTTTAAATAGTGATGAGATTATTCTAATCGGTATGGAAATGTATACTTCAGTGCAGGATACTATAGAGAAAAATACAATTGCTTCGTTTTGGCACAATATGTTTATTCCTAAGATAATACAAATTAAAAATATAAAACAGCCTTATGTTTCAATTGGATATGAGATTCATAACCCAGAGACGGATAAGCTCTATCATATGGCTTGTGTTGAAGTGTCATCAAAAAATATACCAGATGGTATGATATGCAAAATAATTCCACCAACTAAATTTGTGGTTTTCTCCAGTGATAAGGTGCTTAGTCCAATAGAATACAGTACATTAATTCAGTATATTTATGGAGAATGGTTACCTATGTCTGGACATAAACTTTCATCTGATTTTACAATGGATATGGGGTATTCAAGTGCCTATTATTCGGATTACTATTATGCACATGATTTAAGAATTAATTCAAAGCTTGAGGTATATATTCCAATATCATAA
- a CDS encoding linear amide C-N hydrolase, giving the protein MCTSIAVYKDKPIYAMNFDYWDVESRIRINNCNDVPVFFFEINQGEEFLETAGMNANGFFGNFQGNLSDKHKNIVPDSNCMTIDKFYRKFLNSAKSIDELTRVLDKKTIVYPPVPPEYNKLHNMFADKNGGAIILETSNGKNDVTTIKDNFLVMTNFPVGQFKDADYKTVLGIGSDRYKAAYEYISNININFGIDNAFEILKNTVQKEESFETLISMVFVPTELAIYISLKRDFKKIWKVDITKNCIETFRGFKNKTSMNIDNSGILISNLQSA; this is encoded by the coding sequence ATGTGTACAAGTATTGCTGTGTACAAAGATAAACCTATATATGCAATGAACTTTGATTATTGGGATGTAGAATCAAGAATTAGAATTAATAATTGCAATGATGTTCCAGTATTTTTCTTTGAGATAAACCAAGGAGAAGAATTTCTTGAAACTGCTGGAATGAATGCAAATGGTTTTTTTGGAAACTTTCAAGGCAACCTATCAGATAAACATAAAAATATAGTACCTGATTCAAATTGTATGACAATTGATAAGTTTTATAGAAAATTCTTAAATTCTGCAAAATCCATAGACGAATTAACTCGTGTGCTTGATAAAAAAACAATAGTATATCCGCCTGTTCCACCAGAATACAATAAATTGCATAATATGTTTGCAGATAAAAATGGAGGAGCAATTATTCTAGAAACTTCTAATGGTAAAAATGATGTTACTACCATAAAAGACAATTTTTTAGTTATGACCAATTTTCCCGTAGGACAATTTAAAGATGCCGATTATAAAACCGTACTTGGAATTGGAAGTGACCGATACAAAGCAGCATATGAATATATCTCAAATATAAATATTAACTTTGGTATAGATAATGCTTTTGAAATTTTAAAAAATACCGTTCAAAAGGAAGAGAGCTTTGAGACTTTAATATCTATGGTTTTTGTTCCAACTGAATTAGCCATATACATTTCATTAAAAAGGGATTTCAAAAAAATTTGGAAGGTAGATATAACTAAAAATTGTATCGAAACCTTCCGTGGATTTAAAAATAAAACAAGTATGAATATTGATAACTCAGGTATACTTATATCAAACTTGCAAAGTGCATAA
- a CDS encoding VOC family protein, whose product MDEKLIGGIHHVCMKVKDIQQTVDFYTEKMNYKIRLQWDGGAMLKAPDGTHIEIFPEDEEKGYAHVAYVCSDVDEAYKQALSYGCESVKAPVDITIPSNPPLKARIAFFKDINGNKIELFHECN is encoded by the coding sequence ATGGATGAAAAGCTTATAGGAGGAATTCATCATGTTTGCATGAAGGTTAAAGATATTCAGCAAACTGTTGATTTCTATACAGAAAAAATGAATTATAAAATAAGGCTTCAGTGGGATGGTGGAGCAATGCTTAAAGCACCAGATGGTACTCATATTGAAATTTTTCCAGAGGATGAGGAAAAGGGATATGCACATGTGGCATATGTGTGTAGTGATGTAGATGAAGCATATAAACAGGCACTTTCTTATGGGTGTGAATCTGTAAAAGCACCTGTAGATATTACAATCCCATCAAATCCACCACTTAAAGCACGTATAGCGTTTTTTAAAGACATAAATGGTAATAAAATCGAGTTGTTTCATGAATGTAATTAG
- a CDS encoding GNAT family N-acetyltransferase has product MDISIRQVSLEDLDRVSEIEEICFPEKEAASRESLKKRIITFPQTFFVAEKDEEIIGFINGCVTNATSIYDEMYEDSSLHILDGDYQAIFGLDVMPDYRKQGVGAQLMNYMIKMAKVAGRNGIILTCKKKLIHYYSKFGYVNKGTSKSVHGGATWYDMILKF; this is encoded by the coding sequence ATGGATATTAGCATTAGGCAAGTATCGCTTGAAGATTTAGATAGGGTATCTGAAATAGAAGAAATATGTTTTCCTGAAAAGGAAGCAGCTTCAAGGGAATCCTTAAAGAAGCGCATAATAACATTTCCACAAACTTTTTTTGTGGCAGAGAAGGATGAAGAAATAATTGGATTTATAAATGGATGTGTTACTAATGCAACTTCTATTTATGATGAAATGTATGAAGATTCCTCACTTCACATTCTGGATGGAGATTATCAGGCAATTTTTGGACTAGATGTTATGCCAGATTATAGGAAGCAGGGAGTTGGGGCACAATTAATGAATTATATGATAAAGATGGCAAAAGTGGCTGGACGTAATGGTATTATTCTTACTTGTAAAAAAAAGCTTATTCACTATTATTCTAAGTTTGGATATGTAAATAAAGGTACATCTAAATCAGTTCACGGTGGTGCCACATGGTATGATATGATTTTAAAATTTTAA
- a CDS encoding CDP-alcohol phosphatidyltransferase family protein, whose product MKLRSKLTLIRIILVLAFFIFIMVRKIPFGQSIAIFIFVLSVLLGIISKNMDQNKGQNTKFNRIMEPLSETLLIATALIALVELHIIPAWTAAIIIGAEFAISGLIGIAVSEKITIKESRWDTSKTVLQTISVIFALLCMNFRKLIKQGNFIYIHINTVERFLKCGTYIIFSAALIVTIISCADYFSSNRSLFMNDK is encoded by the coding sequence ATGAAACTGAGAAGTAAATTAACTTTAATAAGAATCATATTAGTTCTGGCATTTTTTATATTTATTATGGTACGTAAGATACCTTTTGGACAAAGTATAGCAATATTTATATTTGTATTATCGGTGTTATTAGGTATTATAAGTAAGAATATGGATCAGAATAAAGGGCAAAATACCAAATTTAATAGAATTATGGAGCCACTTTCAGAAACGCTTTTAATAGCTACAGCACTTATTGCATTAGTAGAATTACATATTATACCTGCATGGACAGCTGCTATAATAATAGGTGCAGAATTTGCAATTTCAGGTTTAATAGGTATAGCTGTCAGTGAAAAAATCACAATTAAAGAAAGTCGATGGGATACAAGTAAAACTGTATTGCAGACAATTTCAGTAATATTCGCGTTATTATGCATGAATTTTAGAAAACTAATAAAGCAAGGTAATTTTATATATATACATATTAATACAGTAGAAAGGTTTTTAAAATGTGGTACTTATATTATATTCAGTGCTGCACTTATTGTAACCATAATTTCATGTGCAGATTATTTTAGCAGCAACAGAAGTTTATTTATGAATGATAAATGA
- a CDS encoding sensor histidine kinase, producing the protein MKRRSKLNLFSHLMISTFLIMLISLFLIALITFALYKISPFSFTLNKRLMPFIGVFILSVIISLFFTFLMRKRVLMPVEGLIQATKKVAKGDLNVYLKENYKEIGINDVNIYFNRMVRELRGIETFKNDFIVNVSHEFKTPIAAIEGYATLLQDKELSEAEHDEYTKMIIESSRQLSILSSNILKLSKLENQEIVVQKVMYQLDEQIRQALLLLEVKWSRKNLELDIDLKPVNFYGNEELLMQVWVNLLSNAIKFTPENGSIHIAMQQNYNWVTVEISDTGIGMIEDTRKHIFEKFYQGNKNRNVEGNGLGLTLVKRIVDLCGGKIDVQSEYGKGSTFIVELENNYTKEKGEVR; encoded by the coding sequence ATGAAGAGAAGATCAAAACTTAATTTGTTTTCACATCTTATGATAAGTACCTTTTTAATTATGCTTATATCACTTTTTTTAATAGCATTAATAACTTTTGCTTTATATAAAATTAGTCCTTTTTCATTTACCTTAAATAAAAGATTGATGCCATTCATTGGAGTATTTATTCTAAGTGTAATAATTTCATTGTTTTTTACGTTTTTAATGAGAAAAAGAGTGCTTATGCCAGTTGAAGGACTAATTCAAGCTACAAAAAAGGTGGCTAAGGGAGACTTAAATGTTTATCTTAAAGAAAATTATAAGGAAATTGGTATAAATGATGTAAATATTTATTTTAATAGAATGGTACGTGAACTTCGTGGAATTGAAACTTTTAAAAATGATTTTATAGTTAATGTTTCACATGAGTTTAAAACGCCTATAGCTGCAATTGAAGGGTATGCTACTCTCCTTCAGGACAAAGAATTATCTGAGGCAGAGCATGATGAATATACAAAAATGATTATTGAAAGTTCAAGACAACTGTCCATTTTGAGTAGCAATATATTAAAATTATCAAAACTTGAAAATCAAGAAATTGTTGTTCAGAAGGTCATGTATCAGTTAGATGAGCAAATAAGACAGGCATTATTATTATTAGAAGTAAAATGGAGTAGAAAAAATCTAGAATTAGATATAGATCTTAAACCAGTTAACTTTTATGGAAATGAAGAATTGCTTATGCAGGTGTGGGTTAATTTACTTAGTAATGCAATTAAGTTTACTCCTGAAAATGGTTCTATTCACATAGCTATGCAGCAGAATTATAATTGGGTAACGGTAGAAATTTCTGATACAGGTATAGGTATGATAGAGGACACTAGGAAGCATATATTTGAAAAATTTTATCAAGGAAATAAGAACCGTAATGTGGAAGGAAATGGGCTTGGACTCACACTTGTAAAGAGAATTGTAGATTTATGCGGCGGCAAAATTGACGTGCAAAGTGAATATGGAAAAGGTTCAACTTTTATAGTTGAGTTAGAAAATAATTATACCAAAGAAAAAGGAGAAGTGCGATGA
- a CDS encoding response regulator transcription factor produces MFNILVVEDDIKLRKLFSTVLVRNGYNTFQAGDGVKAWNIIEENHMDLIISDIMMPNMDGYEFTKSVRDIDSEIPILIITAKEDFVAKKRSFLLGTDDYMVKPIDVNEMILRVGALLRRVKTVHDRKQTIGETTLDYDCLTVSRMGEEIVLSQKEFYLLYMLVSFPNKIFTRQQLMDEIWGVNSESDSQTIDVHINRLRRHFENNPDFGILTVRGLGYKVVKK; encoded by the coding sequence ATGTTTAATATTTTAGTTGTAGAAGATGATATAAAGCTGCGTAAGCTATTTAGTACTGTTCTTGTGAGGAATGGCTATAACACGTTTCAAGCTGGGGATGGTGTTAAGGCATGGAATATTATTGAAGAAAATCATATGGATTTAATTATATCTGATATTATGATGCCCAATATGGATGGCTATGAATTTACCAAGTCAGTTAGAGATATAGACAGTGAAATTCCAATTTTGATTATTACTGCGAAAGAAGATTTTGTTGCTAAAAAAAGAAGTTTTCTTCTTGGAACTGATGACTATATGGTTAAACCTATTGATGTAAATGAAATGATACTACGTGTTGGGGCATTATTGCGAAGAGTTAAAACTGTTCATGATAGAAAACAAACCATTGGTGAAACAACTCTGGATTATGACTGCCTTACAGTTTCAAGAATGGGAGAAGAAATAGTTTTATCGCAGAAAGAATTTTATCTTCTTTATATGCTAGTATCTTTTCCTAACAAAATATTTACAAGGCAGCAGCTTATGGATGAAATATGGGGAGTTAATAGCGAATCTGATTCACAGACAATAGATGTACATATTAATCGTCTCAGAAGGCATTTTGAGAACAATCCTGATTTTGGAATTTTAACTGTAAGAGGTCTTGGATATAAGGTGGTTAAAAAATGA
- a CDS encoding ABC transporter ATP-binding protein/permease yields MLELKEITKTYTTGDFTQIALDKVNLKFRKSEFAAILGPSGSGKTTLLNVIGGLDKYDSGDLIINGASTKKFKDRDWDAYRNNSVGFIFQSYNLIGHLGILDNVEMGMTLSGISADERKKKALDALKRVGLEDHANKKPNQLSGGQMQRVAIARALANDPDIILADEPTGALDTNTSKQIMELIKEIAKDKLVIMVTHNPELAEKYASRIIHFQDGHIINDNAPVNEEETINSDYKLKKTSMSFLTALKLSGKNIMTKKWRTGLTAFASSIGIIGIALILSLSNGFNKQIDSYEKSTLSNFPITISTTATDLSSMTSNKSSSTTNTNDSGKFPKNKEIYPYNPTNSSTHINNLTQKYVDYVSKIDKNLLDGISYSRSVNMNILKKQDGKATSVNLQNANFTSYPVKPGDTSSSYLKEYYDLLSGSLPSNKNDIVLVVDKDNNVDKSTLEALGLDYNKKSINFNNIVGKEYKLLLNNDYYKKYGNIFTPNGNPSDLSNLYDNSNAVTLKITGIVRIKKDSNTSSLSSGIAYSDELAKFFIDNAQTSDIVKTQQNSNYNVLTGQIFASEIQSSSIQGGQMGAGPMNHATVSTQTKDNVLESLGSNSIPTSISLYPANFDSKGKITNYLDNWNKGLKDTDKIKYTDMSATVTSLSKNIMNSITLVLIAFAAISLVVSLIMVAIITYISVLERTKEIGVLRAMGARKKDITRVFNAETFIIGLCSGILGITIAFLLTFPVNAVLYNVTNLSNVAQLNPVHAIALILISLVLTVLGGAIPAKMAAKKDPVEALRSE; encoded by the coding sequence ATGCTAGAATTAAAAGAAATAACAAAAACCTATACTACTGGCGATTTTACACAGATTGCTTTAGATAAAGTAAATTTAAAATTTAGAAAAAGTGAATTTGCAGCTATACTCGGACCAAGCGGTTCTGGTAAAACCACCCTCTTAAATGTAATTGGAGGTCTTGATAAATATGACAGCGGTGATTTAATAATAAATGGAGCCTCAACAAAAAAATTTAAAGACAGAGATTGGGATGCATACCGCAATAACAGCGTAGGCTTTATTTTTCAAAGCTATAATTTAATTGGTCATTTAGGAATACTTGATAATGTAGAAATGGGCATGACGTTAAGCGGTATTTCCGCAGATGAGCGAAAAAAGAAAGCTTTAGATGCGTTAAAAAGAGTAGGTCTTGAAGATCATGCAAATAAAAAGCCAAACCAACTTTCCGGAGGTCAGATGCAAAGAGTTGCTATAGCAAGAGCTCTTGCCAATGATCCAGATATAATTCTTGCTGATGAACCCACTGGTGCTTTAGACACCAACACAAGCAAACAAATTATGGAGTTAATTAAAGAAATCGCCAAAGATAAATTGGTTATAATGGTTACCCACAATCCAGAACTTGCAGAAAAATATGCAAGTCGTATTATCCATTTTCAAGATGGTCACATTATAAATGATAATGCCCCTGTAAATGAAGAAGAAACTATTAATTCTGATTATAAACTAAAAAAAACAAGTATGAGTTTCCTAACAGCTTTAAAATTATCTGGTAAAAATATTATGACAAAAAAATGGAGAACAGGTCTTACTGCCTTTGCTTCCAGCATAGGTATAATTGGAATAGCTCTTATACTTTCACTTTCAAATGGATTTAATAAACAAATTGATTCCTATGAGAAAAGTACACTTTCAAATTTTCCTATAACTATTAGCACAACAGCTACTGACCTCTCCAGTATGACATCAAATAAATCATCATCTACCACTAATACTAATGATTCAGGAAAATTCCCTAAAAATAAAGAAATATACCCATACAATCCTACAAACTCATCTACTCACATAAATAATTTGACTCAAAAATATGTAGATTATGTTTCGAAAATAGATAAAAATTTACTTGATGGAATTTCTTATTCTAGAAGTGTGAATATGAATATACTAAAAAAACAGGATGGCAAAGCTACTTCTGTAAATTTACAAAATGCTAATTTTACATCATATCCTGTTAAACCAGGAGATACATCATCTTCTTATTTAAAAGAATACTATGATTTGCTTTCTGGCAGCCTCCCATCTAACAAGAATGACATTGTTCTTGTCGTAGATAAAGATAATAATGTTGACAAATCTACCTTGGAAGCTTTAGGTCTAGATTACAATAAGAAAAGCATAAATTTCAACAATATTGTCGGCAAAGAATATAAATTACTATTAAACAACGACTATTATAAAAAATATGGAAACATCTTTACCCCAAATGGCAATCCCTCAGATTTAAGTAACCTCTATGATAATTCAAATGCAGTAACTTTAAAAATAACTGGTATAGTACGAATAAAGAAAGATTCCAATACATCTTCTCTATCTTCTGGAATTGCTTATTCTGATGAACTTGCTAAATTTTTTATCGATAATGCTCAAACTTCTGATATCGTTAAGACACAGCAAAATTCAAACTACAACGTTTTGACAGGTCAAATTTTTGCAAGCGAAATTCAGTCATCTTCAATTCAAGGGGGACAGATGGGTGCAGGCCCAATGAATCATGCAACCGTAAGCACACAAACGAAAGATAATGTTCTTGAAAGCCTAGGTTCTAATTCCATTCCAACATCAATTTCCCTGTATCCTGCAAATTTTGACTCAAAGGGAAAAATTACAAATTACCTTGATAACTGGAATAAAGGATTAAAAGACACAGATAAAATTAAATATACTGATATGTCTGCAACAGTAACAAGTTTATCCAAAAACATTATGAATTCAATTACACTTGTATTAATAGCCTTTGCAGCAATTTCACTGGTGGTCTCCTTAATAATGGTTGCCATCATAACTTATATTTCTGTATTAGAACGTACAAAGGAGATAGGTGTTCTACGTGCTATGGGTGCTAGAAAAAAAGATATAACCCGTGTTTTCAATGCTGAAACTTTTATTATAGGTCTCTGCTCTGGTATATTAGGTATAACAATAGCCTTTTTGTTGACTTTCCCTGTAAATGCAGTACTCTATAATGTAACGAATCTATCCAATGTTGCACAGCTTAATCCAGTTCATGCAATAGCGCTAATATTAATTAGCCTTGTTTTAACTGTCCTCGGTGGCGCAATACCTGCAAAGATGGCTGCAAAGAAAGATCCAGTTGAGGCCTTACGCTCTGAGTAG